The region CGACACCGCCTTCGCCAAGGAGGGGAAGGCCCTAAAGGAGCTTCGCTTCTACGGGGAAGACTTCGCACCCCTCCCCCCGGAGGACCTTTCCGAGGCCAAGATCCGCATGCTCTGGACCAAGACCCGGGAGCGGGGCTTCGTGAATAGCCTGGTGCTGTGCGACTTCGTGCCCTGGACCCCGGAGGAGTGGCAGGAGGCGGTCTACGCCACCACGGGGTGGCGGCTTTCCTCCCAGGAGATGCTGGAGGTGGGGGAGAGGACCTTGCAGCTCACCCGGCTTTTCAACCTGCGACACGGGATCGGCCCGGAGGAGGACCGCCTGCCTGAGCGGTTCTTCCAGCCCTTCCGGAAGGGCAACCCCGAGGCCCATCTGGACCCCCATGCCTTCCGGGAGGGGGTGCGCACCTACTGGCGGCTTGCGGGGTGGGAGGAAGGGGGCGTGGATCCTGAAAGGCTAAGGGCCCTAGGGCTCGAGGAGTTTGCCGGGGCGGACTAGAGGGGCTCCACCACCCCCTGCCGGAGGAGGGCGGGAAGGGGAGGCTCGCCCACCTTCAGGAGGGCGTAGTGTCCCCGGAGAAGGGCCAGGAGGCGCAGGGCTTTTAGGTGCTCCTCGAGGGCCTTTTGGTAGTCCTTCACCTCCTCCGGCCCCACGGGGAGGGATTCCCCGGTTTCCACATCCCTGAGGAGGGCCGCCTCGAGGGGTGGGGACAGCTCCACGGGCGCCAGGACCTGGACCAGGACCACCCGCCTCGGAAGGACCCTGGGCCAAGGCAAAGGGTCTAGCCCGTCGGTGATGAGGACCAGGGTGCCCCGGCCCGGACGAAGGGCCTCCGGCCTGCCCCGTTCCAGCCGGGCCAGGGCGTCCTCCTGGCGGGCGATTCCTAAGAGGAGCCTCGCCACCTCCTCCCCATAGGCCAGCTTGCCGAAGAGGCGCATGCTTTCGCTTTCGTCCAGGTGGATGCGAAAGCGGCTTCGCTCGGGTGCGGTTTCCAGGCGGGTGTAGAGCCTTCCCGTCTTGGCGTAAGCCCGCCAGTGGACCCGCCTTACCTCGTCCCCAGGGGCATAGGGGCGGAGCTCATAAAACTCCCCCCCCAGGCCCTTCCTGCGGGCCAGCCGCTCCCCGGGGTAGGGAAAGTAGGGCTTGGTGGCGATGCGGTAGCGGGTCATGCCGTTTGGCAGAAGGTGCAGACCCCCACCGGGGGTAGGGGTTCGATGACCTCCTCCCGGCTTCCCTCCCGGAAGACGGTGAGGCCCTTGCACCCCTCCTTCCAGGCGGTGAGGAAGAGGTTTTCCACCACCTCCTTGGGGGTTTCCCGGGGGAGGTTCACCGTGGAGGAGATGCTTTGGTCCACATGGCGTTGCAAGATGGCCTGGAGGCGCACCCTCCCGAAAGGATCCACGGTGTGGGCCGTGGGCCAGTCCGGCACCTTGCCTCCCCGCTCCCTGCGGTACCGCTTCAAGAGGGGATGTTCAGCTAAGAACACCTGCCCCCCGGCGTGGCGCAGGTAGGTGAGGGCGAAGATGGGCTCTATCCCGCTTGTCACCCCAGCCAGGATGGAGATGGAACCGGTGGGGGCGATGGAAAGGAGGGCGGCGTTCCTCAGGCCCCTTTCCACCGCCTGGATGAGGGCTTCGGGTAGGGCCTGGATGAAGGGGCTTTTGAGGTGCTCCTTGGGGTCAAAGGCGGGGAAGGATCCTTTGTGCCTTGCCAGGCGGGTGCTCTCCCAGTAGGCGGCTTCCTTGATGCGGCGCATGGCCTCTTGCGCGAAGGCTAGGCTTTCCTCCGCCCCATAGGGCAGGCCCAGCATGGCCAGGGTGTCCGCCAGGCCCATGATCCCAAGGCCGATGCGCCGGCTTCTTAAGGAAGCCTCCCGCTGGGCCCTTAGGGGGTGGCGGTTTTTCCCCAGGTCCACCACCGCATCCAAAAACCGCACGGCTAGACGGGTGGCCTCCTCGAGGCCAGCCCAGTCCAGCCGGGCCCTTTCCCTGAAGGGTTCCTGCACGAAAGCGGCAAGGTTCAGGCTTCCCAGGTTGCAGGCCCCATAGGGTTCCATGGGCACCTCCCCGCAGACGTTGACCCCCTCCACCTCCATCCCCCCGTACTGGGCCGTGGCCCAGGTGCGCACCCGATCCCAAAAGAGGAGGCCGGGTTCGGCGCTTTGCCAGGCAGCCTCCACCAAAAGATCCCAAGCTTCCTTGGCCCGGATGGTGCGGGTTAGGCGCTCCCGGGGTGTGGTAAAGGAAAGCGTCCAGGGTTCGTCGGCCAAGGCGGCCTGTAAAAAGGCGTCCGTGGCCCTTAGGGAGATGTTGGCGTGGCGCACCCGGCTGCGCTCGGGGTCGGTTTTGGCCTGGAGGAACTCCAGGAGATCGGGATGCCGGTCGGAGAAGGTGAGCATCAAGGCTCCCCGCCGGCCTCCGCTGGCACCCATGACCCCCGCCAGGGTGGAGAAGAGCTCCATGAAGCTCACCGCCCCCGAGCTCTCCACGCCCGCGTTGCCCACCTTGGCCCCCTTGGGCCTTAGGACATCGGCGTTGGTGCCCACCCCGCCCCCGTAGGCGAAGGTGCGGGCGGCCTCGTCCAGGAAGCGGGTGATGCCCTTTACCGAGTCCTCCCGGATGGGGATGTAGTAGCAGTTAAAGAGGGTGGACCGGCGCCAGTTCCCCAGGCCAAAGAGGATCCGTCCCCCGGGGACGAAGCGAAAGTCGGAGAAGAGCCAGGAGAACTCCCTTGTGGCGCCCTTTTCCGCTCGGGCGGCCTCCCGGACCAGCCGCCGCCACATCTCCTCTGGGGTGGCTTCCAGGAGCCGGCCTTCCGTGTCCTTGAGGGCGTAGCGGTGGAGGAATACGGAGGCCCTGAGCTCATCGCCCTGGAAGAAATCCAGGGCAAGCCTTAGGGCTTCTTCCTCGGCGTACCTGCGGGGCACGCCCTTAGTCTAAACCCGAATGGTGACCCGGGCCCCGGTTTCATAGAGGTGGATGGAATCTATGAACCGCACGGTGCGGGTGGCGTGGCCCAGGACGATGGAATGGGTCCTGGCCCCGCCCCCGAAGAAACGCACCCCCTGGAGGATATCCCCGTCGGTGATGCCGGTGGCGGCGAAGACGATCTCCCTCCCCGGGGCCAGGTCCTCGGTGCGGTAGATGCGGTTCTCATCCCCGCCCATGGCCTTGAGCCGGGCCCGCTCCTCCTCGTTTTGTGGGGTGAAGCGGGCCTGGATCTCCCCGCCCAGGCACTTTAAGGCGGCGGCGGCCAGCACGCCCTCGGGGGCCCCGCCGATCCCCATCACCGCGTGCACCCCCGTGCCCCGGATGGCGGCGGCCAAGGCGGCGATCACGTCCCCATCGGAGATCAGCTTCACCCTTGCCCCCGCCTCCCGGATCTCCCGGATGAGGCGTTCGTGGCGGGGTCGGTCTAGGACCACCACCACCAGGTCCTCCACGGAGCGCTGCAGGGCCAGGGCCAAGGCCTTCAAGTTGGCGGAAACCGGCCAGGAAAGGTCCACAAGCCCTGCGGCCGGGGGAGGGACGATGAGCTTTTCCATGTACATGTCGGGGGCGTGGAAGAGGCCCCCCTTCTCGCTGATGGCGATCACGGTCACGGCATTGGGCAGGCCCTTGGCGGCGGTGGTGGTGCCCTCCACGGGGTCCACGGCGATGTCCACCTCCACACCGCCCTGCCCCAAAACCTCCCCGATGTAGAGCATGGGGGCCTCGTCCATCTCCCCTTCGCCAATCACCACCGTGCCCTTAATGGGAAGCTCGTTCAGGACCCGGCGCATGGCTTGGGTGCCCGCCTCGTCCACGGCCTCCTTATCCCCCTTGCCCGCCAGGCGGCTTGCCGCCAGGGCAGCCTGTTCGGTTACCCGCACCACCTCGAGGACCAGCCGGCGTTCGATTTCCATGTTTCCATCATAAGGGCTTAGTTGGCAGCATGGCCGCCTTGGGGCCGGTGCCGCTCCCAGAGGGTCCTGGCCAGGTCCTCGAGGCTGACCCCCGTTTCCGCCAGCACCAGGAGGAGGTGGAAGAGGAGATCCGCAGCCTCCCAGCGCACCTCCTCAGGGTTTTGGTTCTTGGCGGCGATGATGAGCTCCCCGGCCTCCTCCCCGATCTTCTTCAGGATGCGGTCCAGGCCCGCCTGGTGGAGCCTGGCCACGTAGCTTCCCTCGGGGAGGGTTCTAAGGCGCTCCTGGATGGTGGCGTAGACCTGGGAAAGGACCAAGCCCAGGCTGGGTTCGCCGGAAAGGAGGGGGCGGTGGAAACAGCTTCGCTCCCCCGTGTGGCAGGCGGGGCCATGGGGGAGGACCCGGTAGACCACGGCATCCCCGTCGCAGTCCAGGAGGACCTCCACCACCTCCTGGATGTTCCCCGAGGTCTCCCCCTTGCGCCACAAGGCCTTTCGGCTGCGGCTAAAGAAGGTGCTCCGCCTCGTCCTTAGGGTTTCCTCCAGGGCTTCCCGGTTGGCATAGGCCAGGGTCAGGACCTCACCCGTTTGGGCATCCTGCACCACCACGGGCACCAGGCCCTCTGGGTCAAACTTCACTTGGGATAGATCCATCTAGGCGCACCTCCAAGCCCCTTTCGGCCAGGAACCGCTTGAGTTCGGGTATGGGGATCTCGCCGAAGTGGAAGACGCTGGCGGCCAAGGCGGCGTCGGCTCCGGCCAGGAAGGCCTCGAGGAAATGCTCCTCTCTCCCCGCCCCCCCGCTTGCGATCACCGGCACGCTCACCGCCTCGGCCACCATGCGGGTAAGCCTCAGGTCATAGCCTTCCTTGGTGCCGTCCTTATCCATGCTGGTGAGGAGGATTTCCCCGGCGCCGAGTTCCGTTCCCCTCACGGCCCATTCCACCGCGTGAAGCCCCGTGGGGATGCGTCCCCCGGCGATATAGACCTCGGGGAAGTCCCCGTTCCAGCGGGCGTCTATGGCCAGGACCACCGCCTGGGAGCCAAAGTGGTGGGAAAGCTCCTGGATCAGCTCCGGGCGCTTCACCGCGGCCGAGTTCACGCTCACCTTGTCGGCCCCGGCCAAAAGGAGCCTGCGGGCGTCCTCCAAGGAGCGGACCCCTCCCCCCACGGTCAAGGGGATGAAGACCCTTTCCGCCACCTGGGCCACCACCTCCAGGAGGATGGCCCGCTCCTCATGGGTGGCGGAGATGTCCAGGAAGACCAGCTCATCGGCGCCGGCCTCGTCGTAGGCCTGGGCGGCCTCCACGGGGTCGCCCGCGTCCCGGAGGTTGACGAAGTTCACCCCTTTCACCACGCGGCCCCCGTGGACGTCCAGGCAGGGAATGATGCGCTTGGCCAGGCTCATAGGGGATACACCTTCAGCCGGTGCCGCACCGCCATAGGGTCATTTTACCCGCCCTTTTTCCGGATCCGGCCCGGGTGGTAGCATAGGGGGATGGAACGGGTAACGGTGGTGGGCGGAGGCCTGGCGGGAAGCGAGGCCGCCTGGACCCTGGCGCGGCTTGGGGTTCCCGTGCGCCTTTACGAGATGCGCCCCAAGCGCATGACCCCAGCCCACGCCACGGGACACCTGGCGGAGATCGTCTGCTCCAACTCCTTGGGGGGCGAGGGGCCCACCAACGCCAAGGGGCTGTTGCAGGCGGAGATGCGCCGGGCAGGAAGCCTGGTCATGGAGGCAGCCTTTAGGGCCAGGGTGCCTGCGGGAGGGGCCTTGGCCGTGGACCGGGAGGAGTTTAGCCAGTACGTCACGGAGAGGCTTTCGCGGCATCCCCTTGTGGAGGTGGTGCGGGAGGAGGTGGCGGAGATCCCCGAGGGCCTGGCCATCCTGGCCACGGGTCCCCTCACCTCCGATGCCCTTTCCGAGGCCATACGGCGCCGGTTTGGCGACCCCTTCCTGAGCTACTTTGATGCGGCGAGCCCCATCGTCCTCTACGAGAGCATTGACCTGGAAAAGTGCTTCCGGGCCGGGCGCTACGGGCAGGAGGCGGACTACCTCAACTGCCCCTTGACCGAGGAGGAGTACCGGCGGTTCTACCAGGCCCTCCTCGAGGCGGAGGCCCACACCCCCCATGAATGGGAGAAGCGCGAGTTCTTTGAGGCCTGCGTGCCCGTGGAGGAGCTGGCCCGAAGGGGCTTCCAAACCCTCCTCTTTGGCCCCATGAAGCCCGTGGGGCTTAAGGACCCAAGGACGGGTAAGGAGCCCTTTGCCGTGGTACAGCTTCGCCAGGAGGACAAGGGGGGGCGGATGTGGAGCCTGGTGGGGTTCCAGACGGGTCTTAAGTGGCCCGAGCAGAAGCGGCTCATCCAGATGATCCCGGGCTTGGAAAACGCCGAGATCGTGCGCTACGGGGTCATGCACCGGAACACCTACCTAAACGCCCCTCTTCTTTTGCGGGAGACCCTGGAGTTCAAGGAGGAGGAAGGCCTCTTCGCCGCCGGGGTGCTGGCGGGGGTGGAGGGCTACCTGGAAAGCGCCGCCACAGGGTTCCTGGCAGGCCTCAACGCTGCCCGGCGCTACCAGGGGCTAAAACCCGTGGCCCCGCCGGAGGAGAGCATGCTGGGGGGGTTGGTGCGCTTCCTGGCCAGCGCCAATCCCCAGGGCTTCCAGCCCATGTACGCCAACTGGGGGTTGGTGCCCCCGGTGGAGGGAAGGATGGCCAAGAGGGAGAAGCGGGAAGCCATGTACCAGAGAGGCCTTAGGGCCTTTGAGGACTGGTTGGCTTCCCTAGGGATGCTCGCCCCCACCTAGACCCAAGGCCTTGAGCCCCTCGAGGGCCACCGCCCTTTCGTCCCAGGGCAGGGCCAGGGTGCCCCTTTCCAGGGTGCGTTCGTGCCCCTTGCCGGCCAGGAGCACGGTATCCCCTTCCCGGGCCTCGGCGAGGGCGCGAAGGATGGCCTCCTGGCGGTCGGGGATCAGTTCAAAAAGCCCCCCCTCCTCCATGGCGGCCCGGGCCAGGGCCTTCAGGATGGCCCAAAGGTCCTCCGAGCGGTGGTCCTCCTCGGTGAAAAAGGTCTTGTCGGCCAGCCTCGCCGCCACCCGTCCGATATCCTCCCGCCTCCTGGGGTCC is a window of Thermus neutrinimicus DNA encoding:
- a CDS encoding DUF58 domain-containing protein gives rise to the protein MTRYRIATKPYFPYPGERLARRKGLGGEFYELRPYAPGDEVRRVHWRAYAKTGRLYTRLETAPERSRFRIHLDESESMRLFGKLAYGEEVARLLLGIARQEDALARLERGRPEALRPGRGTLVLITDGLDPLPWPRVLPRRVVLVQVLAPVELSPPLEAALLRDVETGESLPVGPEEVKDYQKALEEHLKALRLLALLRGHYALLKVGEPPLPALLRQGVVEPL
- a CDS encoding adenosylcobalamin-dependent ribonucleoside-diphosphate reductase; translation: MPRRYAEEEALRLALDFFQGDELRASVFLHRYALKDTEGRLLEATPEEMWRRLVREAARAEKGATREFSWLFSDFRFVPGGRILFGLGNWRRSTLFNCYYIPIREDSVKGITRFLDEAARTFAYGGGVGTNADVLRPKGAKVGNAGVESSGAVSFMELFSTLAGVMGASGGRRGALMLTFSDRHPDLLEFLQAKTDPERSRVRHANISLRATDAFLQAALADEPWTLSFTTPRERLTRTIRAKEAWDLLVEAAWQSAEPGLLFWDRVRTWATAQYGGMEVEGVNVCGEVPMEPYGACNLGSLNLAAFVQEPFRERARLDWAGLEEATRLAVRFLDAVVDLGKNRHPLRAQREASLRSRRIGLGIMGLADTLAMLGLPYGAEESLAFAQEAMRRIKEAAYWESTRLARHKGSFPAFDPKEHLKSPFIQALPEALIQAVERGLRNAALLSIAPTGSISILAGVTSGIEPIFALTYLRHAGGQVFLAEHPLLKRYRRERGGKVPDWPTAHTVDPFGRVRLQAILQRHVDQSISSTVNLPRETPKEVVENLFLTAWKEGCKGLTVFREGSREEVIEPLPPVGVCTFCQTA
- the glpX gene encoding class II fructose-bisphosphatase, whose protein sequence is MEIERRLVLEVVRVTEQAALAASRLAGKGDKEAVDEAGTQAMRRVLNELPIKGTVVIGEGEMDEAPMLYIGEVLGQGGVEVDIAVDPVEGTTTAAKGLPNAVTVIAISEKGGLFHAPDMYMEKLIVPPPAAGLVDLSWPVSANLKALALALQRSVEDLVVVVLDRPRHERLIREIREAGARVKLISDGDVIAALAAAIRGTGVHAVMGIGGAPEGVLAAAALKCLGGEIQARFTPQNEEERARLKAMGGDENRIYRTEDLAPGREIVFAATGITDGDILQGVRFFGGGARTHSIVLGHATRTVRFIDSIHLYETGARVTIRV
- the hisIE gene encoding bifunctional phosphoribosyl-AMP cyclohydrolase/phosphoribosyl-ATP diphosphatase HisIE, translating into MDLSQVKFDPEGLVPVVVQDAQTGEVLTLAYANREALEETLRTRRSTFFSRSRKALWRKGETSGNIQEVVEVLLDCDGDAVVYRVLPHGPACHTGERSCFHRPLLSGEPSLGLVLSQVYATIQERLRTLPEGSYVARLHQAGLDRILKKIGEEAGELIIAAKNQNPEEVRWEAADLLFHLLLVLAETGVSLEDLARTLWERHRPQGGHAAN
- the hisF gene encoding imidazole glycerol phosphate synthase subunit HisF, yielding MSLAKRIIPCLDVHGGRVVKGVNFVNLRDAGDPVEAAQAYDEAGADELVFLDISATHEERAILLEVVAQVAERVFIPLTVGGGVRSLEDARRLLLAGADKVSVNSAAVKRPELIQELSHHFGSQAVVLAIDARWNGDFPEVYIAGGRIPTGLHAVEWAVRGTELGAGEILLTSMDKDGTKEGYDLRLTRMVAEAVSVPVIASGGAGREEHFLEAFLAGADAALAASVFHFGEIPIPELKRFLAERGLEVRLDGSIPSEV
- the trmFO gene encoding methylenetetrahydrofolate--tRNA-(uracil(54)-C(5))-methyltransferase (FADH(2)-oxidizing) TrmFO, with the translated sequence MERVTVVGGGLAGSEAAWTLARLGVPVRLYEMRPKRMTPAHATGHLAEIVCSNSLGGEGPTNAKGLLQAEMRRAGSLVMEAAFRARVPAGGALAVDREEFSQYVTERLSRHPLVEVVREEVAEIPEGLAILATGPLTSDALSEAIRRRFGDPFLSYFDAASPIVLYESIDLEKCFRAGRYGQEADYLNCPLTEEEYRRFYQALLEAEAHTPHEWEKREFFEACVPVEELARRGFQTLLFGPMKPVGLKDPRTGKEPFAVVQLRQEDKGGRMWSLVGFQTGLKWPEQKRLIQMIPGLENAEIVRYGVMHRNTYLNAPLLLRETLEFKEEEGLFAAGVLAGVEGYLESAATGFLAGLNAARRYQGLKPVAPPEESMLGGLVRFLASANPQGFQPMYANWGLVPPVEGRMAKREKREAMYQRGLRAFEDWLASLGMLAPT